One window of Magallana gigas chromosome 2, xbMagGiga1.1, whole genome shotgun sequence genomic DNA carries:
- the LOC105334353 gene encoding mitochondrial import receptor subunit TOM40 homolog 1 translates to MGNSSSTPAAPPPSSSTVAPPPPPANPSQPSSLTPPPSADVPPELKIPNVFKEEVSNNPGTFEELHRKCKELFPQTFEGGRFLVSKGLSSHFQVSHTLTMSQLSPQDSGYKFGATYIGTKQYSPSEAYPVLMGDIDPSLNLNAHIIHAFSKKVRTKLQSSVQEGKFMGQGSVDYLGDDFSTTLTLGNIDLLNKTGVIVGHYLQRVTSSVALGAELVYQRGPRVPGGEITVLSLASKITGENWQFTANVCPSAVAAHCCYYHKVNEQLHIGAELESSLMTRESVGKGCYQLEIPGGNAMFRGSIDTNWTVEAVLEKKLMPLPFTLQLSGTANFANIQKSQYRFGIGLVLG, encoded by the exons ATGGGCAATTCTTCATCCACTCCTGCGGCGCCCCCGCCTTCCAGCTCCACTGTCGCACCACCGCCACCACCTGCAAATCCTTCACAACCTTCTAGTTTAACGCCACCACCATCAGCAGATGTTCCGCCAGAGTTAAAGATTCCAAATGTATTCAAAGAGGAAGTTAGCAACAATCCAGGCACCTTTGAAGAGCTGCATAGGAAGTGTAAAG AGCTCTTCCCACAGACATTTGAAGGTGGTAGATTCCTGGTGTCAAAGGGATTAAGTAGTCATTTCCAAGTTAGTCACACACTGACTATGTCACAGTTGTCACCACAAGACTCTGGGTACAAATTTGGTGCAACGTACATAGGGACCAAACAATATAGTCCCTCTGAG GCTTATCCAGTTTTGATGGGAGACATTGATCCTTCTTTGAATTTAAATGCACATATAATCCAtgcattttcaaagaaagtCAGAACTAAGCTTCAGTCATCG GTGCAGGAAGGAAAATTCATGGGTCAGGGTTCTGTGGATTACCTGGGAGATGATTTCTCAACTACACTGACACTAGGAAACATCGACCTTCTGAACAAAACAG GTGTTATAGTGGGACACTACCTACAAAGAGTAACATCTAGTGTAGCATTAGGAGCCGAACTGGTTTATCAGAGAGGTCCTAGGGTGCCTGGAGGGGAAATAACAGTTCTCTCATTAGCTTCCAAAATTACTG gTGAAAATTGGCAATTTACTGCCAATGTTTGCCCATCAGCAGTAGCAGCACATTGTTGCTACTATCATAAAGTCAATGAACAATTACACATAGGAGCCGAGTTGGAGTCTAGTTTAATGACCCGTGAGAGTGTAGGGAAAGGTTGTTATCAGCTAGAAATACCAGGTGGAAACGCCATGTTTAGAG gtTCTATTGACACAAATTGGACTGTAGAAGCTGTGTTAGAAAAGAAGCTTATGCCGTTACCTTTCACACTACAACTAAGTGGGACAGCTAACTTTGCCAATATTCAGAAAAGTCAATATCGTTTTGGAATAGGTCTAGTTCTTGGATGA